In Zingiber officinale cultivar Zhangliang chromosome 3B, Zo_v1.1, whole genome shotgun sequence, a single window of DNA contains:
- the LOC121968466 gene encoding peroxidase 5-like yields the protein MGFQIEKIWMAIMVVAICLSNGRVEAHLEVGFYSGSCPTAELIVREEVEKALTEDQGLGADLLRMFFHDCFTNGCDASILLDSTENNTAEKDAKVNLTLEGFEIIDHMKERLEAVCKGVVSCADILAFAARDSVVHYGGVHFKVAGGRRDGRVSSSADASILPSSDHNLSHLTKLFISRGLSQSDMIILSGAHTVGIAHCDAFAERLYDVHADGYEAMDEKYAAHLRQQCPPGSNNTVVLNPHSPYVFDNRYYKNLLSRHGLLVSDRTLLSTHGTMTQVKRYASNYKRFQRKFADAMFKLGEMDVLTGADGEIRANCRAIN from the exons ATGGGTTTCCAAATTGAGAAGATATGGATGGCCATAATGGTGGTGGCCATTTGCCTGAGCAACGGGAGAGTAGAAGCCCATCTCGAAGTCGGATTCTACTCCGGCAGCTGCCCCACGGCTGAGCTCATTGTCAGGGAGGAGGTTGAGAAGGCTCTCACCGAAGACCAAGGCCTCGGCGCAGACCTTCTTAGAATGTTCTTTCATGACTGCTTCACAAAT GGTTGTGATGCTTCGATTCTTCTTGATTCGACGGAGAACAACACCGCGGAGAAGGATGCGAAGGTCAACCTCACCCTCGAGGGATTTGAGATCATCGACCACATGAAGGAGAGGCTGGAGGCGGTGTGCAAAGGAGTCGTCTCCTGTGCTGACATTCTTGCTTTTGCTGCAAGAGATAGCGTGGTTCAT TACGGAGGAGTTCACTTCAAAGTCGCAGGAGGAAGAAGGGACGGAAGAGTGTCCAGCTCAGCTGATGCAAGCATTCTCCCTTCATCGGATCACAACCTTAGCCATCTCACTAAATTATTTATCTCGAGAGGATTGAGCCAAAGTGACATGATTATTCTCTCAG GGGCGCACACAGTAGGCATCGCCCACTGCGACGCCTTCGCCGAGCGGCTCTACGATGTACACGCCGATGGATACGAGGCGATGGACGAGAAGTACGCAGCTCATCTGCGGCAGCAATGCCCACCGGGAAGCAACAACACGGTGGTGTTGAACCCGCACAGCCCATACGTTTTCGACAACCGCTACTACAAGAACCTGCTCAGCCGCCATGGCCTCTTGGTCTCCGACAGAACCCTCCTCTCTACACACGGCACCATGACGCAAGTCAAGCGCTACGCCTCCAACTACAAGCGCTTCCAGCGCAAGTTCGCCGACGCCATGTTCAAGCTCGGCGAAATGGACGTCCTAACTGGCGCCGATGGCGAGATCCGAGCCAATTGCAGAGCCATCAACTAA